From a single Serratia surfactantfaciens genomic region:
- the dgt gene encoding dGTPase: MSGIDFKQKISFQRPFSKPIEAEEEYDIVRQFESDRGRIVNSAAIRRLQQKTQVFPLERNAAVRSRLTHSMEVQQVGRHIAKEILNRFKQAGKIDELGLARLLDPFESIVEMACLMHDIGNPPFGHFGESAINDWFAQRLDPASCGSEPGSHDRCQVAALRLHEGESDLNRLRSRIRQDLSHFEGNAQAIRMVYSLLKLNLTYAQVGCILKYTRPAYWAGDIPASHSYLMKKPGYYLAEEAFVDRLRRELHMGEFDRFPLTYIMEAADDISYCVADLEDAVEKSIFTVEQLYQHLIQEWGEVVPGDLFDKTVASAFRKIDRGGARRSAEDQFFMYLRVFTVARLVPHAAQRFIDNLDAVYQGSFNQALLEDSSPAYRLLKIFKNVAFKHVFNHPEVEQLELQGYRVISGLLDIYSPLLAMSLADFSQLVREDSHRAYPIETRLFHKLSTKHRLAYVEAVEGLQHLSPEQQAIREYYFRARLLQDYISGMTDLYAYDEYRRLMAAE, encoded by the coding sequence ATGTCCGGGATCGACTTCAAGCAAAAAATCAGTTTCCAACGGCCTTTCAGTAAACCGATCGAGGCTGAGGAAGAGTACGACATCGTGCGGCAGTTCGAGAGCGATCGCGGTCGCATCGTCAACTCGGCCGCCATTCGCCGTCTGCAGCAAAAAACCCAGGTGTTTCCGCTCGAGCGCAACGCGGCGGTACGCAGCCGCCTGACGCACTCGATGGAGGTGCAGCAGGTCGGGCGCCACATCGCCAAAGAGATCCTCAACCGCTTCAAACAGGCAGGGAAGATCGATGAACTCGGCCTGGCTCGGCTGCTCGATCCGTTTGAAAGCATCGTGGAAATGGCCTGTCTGATGCACGATATCGGCAACCCGCCGTTCGGTCACTTCGGCGAGTCGGCGATCAACGACTGGTTTGCCCAGCGCCTCGATCCCGCCAGCTGCGGCAGCGAACCTGGCAGCCACGATCGCTGCCAGGTGGCGGCGCTGCGCCTGCATGAAGGGGAGAGCGATCTGAACCGGCTGCGCAGCCGGATCCGTCAGGATCTCAGCCACTTCGAGGGTAACGCCCAGGCGATTCGCATGGTGTACAGCCTGTTGAAGCTCAACCTGACCTACGCTCAGGTCGGCTGCATTTTGAAATACACCCGCCCGGCTTATTGGGCGGGCGATATTCCCGCCAGCCACAGCTATCTGATGAAAAAGCCCGGTTACTATCTGGCGGAAGAGGCCTTTGTCGATCGGCTGCGGCGAGAGCTGCACATGGGCGAGTTCGATCGTTTCCCGCTGACCTATATTATGGAGGCCGCCGATGATATCTCTTACTGCGTGGCCGATCTGGAAGACGCGGTGGAGAAGAGCATTTTCACCGTCGAGCAGCTGTATCAGCACCTGATTCAGGAGTGGGGCGAGGTGGTGCCGGGCGATCTGTTCGACAAGACCGTCGCCAGCGCGTTTCGCAAGATCGATCGCGGCGGCGCGCGGCGCAGCGCAGAAGATCAGTTCTTCATGTATCTGCGGGTGTTTACCGTGGCGCGGCTGGTGCCGCACGCGGCGCAGCGCTTTATCGACAATCTGGACGCGGTTTATCAGGGCAGTTTCAATCAGGCGCTGCTGGAGGATTCCAGCCCGGCCTATCGGCTGCTGAAAATATTTAAAAATGTGGCGTTCAAGCATGTGTTCAACCACCCCGAGGTCGAGCAGCTCGAGCTGCAAGGCTACCGGGTGATCAGCGGCCTGCTGGACATTTACAGCCCGCTGTTGGCGATGTCGCTGGCGGACTTCAGCCAGCTGGTGCGCGAGGACAGTCATCGCGCTTACCCGATCGAAACGCGCCTGTTCCACAAGCTGTCCACCAAGCATCGGCTGGCGTATGTGGAGGCGGTAGAAGGGCTGCAGCATTTATCGCCGGAGCAGCAAGCCATTCGGGAATATTATTTCCGCGCGCGTTTATTGCAGGACTATATCAGCGGAATGACCGACCTGTATGCCTATGATGAATATCGTCGATTGATGGCGGCGGAATAA
- the degP gene encoding serine endoprotease DegP — MKKTALVLSALAFSIGMAIGPVTASAAETASSSTQQLPSLAPMLEKVMPSVVSINVEGSTTVNTPRMPQQFQQFFGEDSPFCQDGSPFQGSPMCQGGEQPGPDGQPQGTQQKFQALGAGVVIDAAKGYVVTNNHVVDNANKIQVQLSDGRRFDAKVIGKDPRSDIALIQLKDFKNLTAIKMADSDQLRVGDYTVAIGNPYGLGETATSGIVSALGRSGLNIENYENFIQTDAAINRGNSGGALVNLNGELIGINTAILAPDGGNIGIGFAIPSNMVKNLTAQMVEYGQVKRGELGIMGTELNSELAKAMKVDAQRGAFVSQVMPKSSAAKAGIKAGDVIVTMNGKAISSFASFRAEIGTLPVGSKMSLGIIRDGKPVTIDVTLEQSAQTQVASGNIYTGIEGAELSNTQVGNQKGVKVDSVKAGSAAARIGLKKGDVILGVNQQPIQNLGELRKILDSKPSVLALNIQRGESQLYLLAQ; from the coding sequence ATGAAAAAAACCGCATTAGTTCTGAGCGCACTGGCATTCAGCATCGGTATGGCGATCGGCCCGGTCACGGCCAGCGCCGCTGAAACCGCCTCTTCCAGCACCCAGCAGTTGCCGAGCCTGGCGCCGATGCTGGAAAAGGTGATGCCTTCCGTCGTGAGCATTAACGTTGAGGGCAGCACCACGGTCAATACGCCGCGCATGCCGCAGCAGTTCCAACAGTTCTTCGGCGAAGATTCGCCGTTCTGCCAGGACGGTTCGCCGTTCCAGGGTTCGCCGATGTGCCAGGGCGGCGAACAGCCCGGGCCGGATGGCCAGCCGCAGGGTACGCAGCAGAAATTCCAGGCGCTGGGCGCCGGGGTGGTCATCGATGCCGCCAAGGGCTATGTGGTGACCAATAACCATGTGGTGGACAACGCCAACAAGATCCAGGTGCAGCTGAGCGACGGCCGCCGTTTCGACGCCAAGGTGATCGGCAAGGATCCGCGTTCCGATATCGCGCTGATCCAACTGAAAGATTTCAAGAATCTGACGGCGATCAAGATGGCCGACTCCGATCAGCTGCGCGTCGGCGATTACACCGTGGCGATCGGCAACCCGTACGGGCTGGGTGAGACCGCCACCTCGGGCATCGTTTCCGCCCTGGGGCGCAGCGGCCTGAACATCGAAAACTACGAGAACTTCATCCAGACCGATGCGGCGATCAACCGCGGCAACTCCGGCGGCGCGCTGGTTAACCTGAACGGCGAACTGATCGGCATCAACACCGCGATCCTGGCGCCGGACGGCGGCAACATCGGCATCGGCTTCGCTATTCCGAGCAACATGGTGAAAAACCTGACGGCGCAAATGGTTGAGTATGGCCAGGTGAAACGCGGCGAGCTGGGCATCATGGGCACCGAGCTGAACTCCGAGCTGGCCAAGGCGATGAAGGTCGACGCGCAGCGCGGGGCCTTCGTCAGCCAGGTGATGCCGAAGTCCTCCGCCGCGAAGGCGGGCATCAAGGCCGGCGACGTGATCGTCACCATGAACGGCAAGGCCATCTCCAGCTTCGCCTCGTTCAGGGCGGAGATCGGCACGCTGCCGGTCGGCAGCAAAATGTCGCTGGGCATTATCCGCGACGGCAAGCCGGTAACGATTGACGTTACGCTGGAACAAAGCGCGCAGACCCAGGTGGCCTCGGGCAATATTTACACCGGCATCGAGGGTGCCGAGCTGAGCAACACCCAGGTCGGCAACCAGAAAGGCGTCAAGGTCGACAGTGTGAAAGCCGGCAGCGCCGCGGCGCGCATCGGCTTGAAAAAAGGCGATGTGATCCTGGGAGTGAACCAACAGCCGATCCAGAACCTGGGCGAGCTGCGTAAGATTCTCGACAGCAAGCCGTCGGTGTTGGCGTTGAATATTCAGCGCGGCGAGAGCCAATTGTACCTGCTGGCGCAGTGA
- the barA gene encoding two-component sensor histidine kinase BarA yields the protein MTKYSLRARMMILILAPTLLIGLLLSTFFVVHRYNELQEQLVDAGASIIEPLAVASEYGMTFRSRESVRQLVSLLHRRHSDIVRSITVFDAQNNLFVTSNYHHNFAQLQLPKGVPLPTDLMLTRRGDSLILRTPILSENQYPDENADGGSHPDNNLGYVAIELDLQSVRLQQYKEVFVSTLLLLLCMCIAILFAYRLMRDVTGPIRNMVNTVDRIRRGQLDSRVEGYMLGELHMLKNGINSMAMSLTAYHEEMQQNIDQATSDLRETLEQMEIQNVELDLAKKRAQEAARIKSEFLANMSHELRTPLNGVIGFTRQMLKTDLSATQTDYLQTIERSANNLLTIINDVLDFSKLEAGKLVLEHIPFALRETLDEVVVLLAPSAHDKGLELTLDVHNDVPEQVIGDSLRLQQIITNLLGNAIKFTETGNIDIRVELRKQLERRVEVEVQIHDTGIGISERQQSQLFQAFRQADASISRRHGGTGLGLVITQKLVKEMGGDICFHSQLNRGSTFWFHITLDLNEGMLSLAPSLPDLNGKTLAYIESNPTAAQATLNMLSVTQLVITHSPTLGQLPQGHYDFLLAGVPIPFRDNMAQHEDKLLASLKLADRVILALPCQAQIDAELLKQQGALGCLIKPITSTRLFPLLRMEAPARLTAQPERKRLPLTVMAVDDNPANLKLIGTLLGEQVEKTLLCESGEEALELARDNVLDLILMDIQMPKMDGIHASELIRQLPHHNSTPIVAVTAHAASGEREHLLQAGMDDYLAKPIDEKMLTRVLSRYHSGDAESAVADDAPLSLDWPLALRQAANKPDLARDLLQMLLDFLPQVRERVQTLLDGQHDDEILDLVHKLHGSCSYSGVPRLKQLCFYLERQLRQGVTNDELEPEWLELLDEIELVIHAARAHLTQPA from the coding sequence ATGACCAAATACAGCCTGCGTGCGCGCATGATGATCCTGATTCTGGCCCCGACCTTGCTGATTGGTTTGCTGCTCAGCACCTTCTTCGTGGTGCATCGCTACAACGAGCTGCAGGAGCAATTGGTCGACGCCGGCGCCAGCATCATCGAGCCGCTGGCGGTGGCCAGCGAGTACGGCATGACGTTCCGCAGCCGCGAGTCGGTCAGGCAGTTGGTCAGTCTGTTGCATCGCCGCCATTCGGACATCGTGCGTTCGATCACCGTGTTCGATGCGCAGAACAACCTGTTCGTCACCTCCAATTATCATCACAACTTCGCCCAGCTGCAGCTGCCGAAAGGCGTACCGTTGCCCACCGACCTGATGCTCACCCGGCGCGGCGATTCGCTGATCCTGCGCACGCCGATCCTGTCGGAAAACCAATATCCGGATGAAAACGCCGACGGCGGCAGCCATCCCGACAACAACCTGGGCTATGTGGCGATCGAGCTGGATCTGCAGTCGGTGCGGCTGCAGCAATATAAAGAGGTCTTTGTCTCTACCCTGCTGTTGTTGCTGTGCATGTGCATCGCCATCCTGTTCGCCTACCGGCTGATGCGCGACGTGACCGGCCCGATCCGCAACATGGTGAACACCGTCGACCGCATCCGCCGCGGCCAGCTCGACAGCCGCGTGGAGGGCTACATGCTCGGCGAGCTGCACATGCTGAAGAACGGCATCAACTCGATGGCGATGTCGCTCACCGCCTACCACGAAGAGATGCAGCAGAATATCGATCAGGCCACGTCCGATCTGCGCGAAACGCTGGAGCAGATGGAGATCCAAAACGTCGAGCTGGATCTGGCGAAAAAACGCGCGCAGGAGGCGGCGCGCATCAAGTCCGAATTCCTGGCCAACATGTCGCACGAGCTGCGCACCCCGCTCAACGGCGTGATCGGCTTCACCCGCCAGATGCTGAAAACCGATCTGAGCGCGACCCAGACCGATTATTTGCAGACCATCGAACGCTCGGCCAACAACCTGCTGACCATCATCAACGACGTGCTGGATTTCTCCAAGCTGGAGGCCGGCAAGCTGGTGCTGGAACACATTCCGTTCGCCCTGCGTGAAACGCTGGACGAAGTGGTGGTGCTGCTGGCGCCGAGCGCCCACGACAAGGGTCTTGAGCTGACGCTGGATGTGCACAACGACGTGCCGGAGCAGGTGATCGGCGACTCGCTGCGCCTGCAGCAGATCATCACCAACCTGCTGGGCAACGCCATCAAATTCACCGAAACCGGCAATATCGACATTCGCGTCGAGCTGCGCAAACAGCTGGAGCGCCGGGTAGAAGTGGAAGTGCAGATCCACGACACCGGCATCGGCATTTCCGAACGCCAGCAGTCGCAGCTGTTCCAGGCATTCCGCCAGGCGGACGCCAGCATCTCCCGCCGCCACGGCGGCACCGGGCTGGGGCTGGTGATCACACAAAAACTGGTGAAGGAGATGGGAGGCGACATCTGCTTCCACAGCCAGCTGAATCGCGGCTCGACCTTCTGGTTCCACATCACGCTGGATCTGAACGAGGGCATGCTGTCGCTGGCACCGAGCCTGCCGGATCTGAACGGCAAAACGCTGGCCTATATCGAGTCCAACCCGACGGCGGCGCAGGCGACGCTCAACATGCTCAGCGTCACGCAGTTGGTGATCACCCACTCGCCGACGCTGGGCCAGCTGCCGCAAGGCCACTATGACTTCCTGCTGGCCGGCGTACCGATCCCGTTCCGCGACAACATGGCGCAGCACGAGGACAAATTGCTGGCCTCGCTGAAGCTGGCCGATAGGGTGATTCTGGCGCTGCCGTGCCAGGCGCAGATCGACGCCGAGCTGCTTAAGCAGCAAGGCGCGCTCGGCTGTCTGATCAAACCGATCACCAGCACCCGGCTGTTCCCGCTATTGAGGATGGAGGCGCCGGCGCGCCTCACCGCGCAGCCGGAGCGTAAACGCCTGCCGCTGACGGTGATGGCGGTTGACGACAATCCGGCCAACCTGAAGCTGATCGGCACGCTGCTGGGTGAACAGGTGGAGAAAACCCTGCTCTGCGAGAGCGGCGAGGAAGCGCTGGAGCTGGCGCGCGACAACGTGTTGGATCTGATCCTGATGGACATTCAGATGCCGAAGATGGATGGCATTCACGCCAGCGAGCTGATTCGCCAACTGCCGCATCACAACTCCACGCCGATCGTCGCCGTCACCGCCCATGCCGCCAGCGGCGAGCGCGAGCACCTGCTGCAGGCTGGCATGGACGACTACCTGGCCAAACCGATCGACGAGAAAATGCTGACCCGCGTGCTGTCGCGCTACCACAGCGGCGACGCGGAAAGCGCCGTCGCCGACGATGCACCGCTGTCGCTCGACTGGCCGCTGGCGCTGCGCCAGGCGGCCAACAAACCGGATCTGGCGCGCGATCTGCTGCAAATGCTGCTCGATTTCCTGCCGCAGGTGCGCGAACGGGTGCAGACGCTGCTCGACGGACAGCATGACGACGAGATCCTCGATCTGGTGCATAAGCTGCACGGCAGCTGCAGCTACAGCGGCGTGCCGCGTCTCAAACAGCTGTGTTTCTACCTCGAGCGGCAGCTGCGCCAGGGCGTCACCAACGACGAGCTGGAGCCGGAGTGGCTGGAGCTGTTGGATGAGATTGAACTGGTGATCCACGCGGCGCGCGCGCATCTGACGCAGCCCGCCTGA
- the rlmD gene encoding 23S rRNA (uracil(1939)-C(5))-methyltransferase RlmD, whose product MAQFYSPKRRVTTRQSSQIFTVTVSDLDPFGQGVARHDGKAVFVPGVLPGEQAEIQLTEDKRQFAKGKLKRLLSRSPQRVEPRCPHFGVCGGCQQQHADEALQQQSKAAALVRMIARETGVTPQQEPVIAGPEYGYRRRTRLSLAWQPKQQRLMMGFRQAASSELVAVAHCPVLRPELEQLLAPVRTCLSGLQAVRRLGHVELVLADNGPLLVLRHLDALKDADRQALLAFGERENVAVYLAPDSERLEKLCGDAPYYQVDGLRLDFSPRDFIQVNDAVNQQMVAQALEWLDIQPNDRVLDLFCGMGNFTLPLARRAAAVVGIEGVATLVANGQYNAHKNKLNNASFFHENLEDDVERQPWAAQGFDKVMLDPARAGAAGVMSHIVKLAPARVVYVSCNPTTLARDSKVLLSAGYRLARVRMLDMFPHTGHLESMALFINERAPEVAAK is encoded by the coding sequence ATGGCGCAATTCTACTCTCCCAAACGCCGCGTGACGACCCGGCAGAGCTCACAAATCTTCACCGTGACGGTGAGCGATCTCGATCCTTTCGGCCAGGGCGTGGCGCGCCACGACGGCAAAGCGGTGTTCGTGCCGGGCGTACTGCCGGGCGAGCAGGCAGAAATTCAGCTGACCGAAGACAAGCGCCAGTTCGCCAAAGGCAAGCTCAAGCGCCTGCTGAGCCGCAGCCCGCAGCGGGTGGAACCGCGCTGCCCGCATTTTGGCGTATGCGGTGGCTGCCAGCAGCAGCACGCGGATGAGGCGCTGCAACAGCAGAGCAAGGCGGCGGCGCTGGTGCGCATGATCGCCCGCGAAACCGGGGTAACTCCCCAGCAGGAACCGGTGATCGCCGGCCCGGAATACGGCTATCGCCGCCGCACCCGCCTTAGCCTGGCGTGGCAGCCGAAGCAGCAGCGCCTGATGATGGGTTTTCGCCAGGCGGCCTCCAGCGAGCTGGTGGCGGTGGCGCACTGCCCGGTGTTGCGGCCGGAGCTGGAACAGCTGCTGGCGCCGGTGCGCACCTGCCTGAGCGGGCTGCAGGCGGTGCGGCGGCTGGGGCATGTGGAGCTGGTGCTGGCGGATAACGGTCCGCTGCTGGTGCTGCGCCATCTCGATGCGCTGAAGGACGCGGATCGGCAGGCGCTGTTGGCGTTTGGCGAGCGGGAAAACGTCGCCGTTTACCTGGCGCCGGACAGCGAGCGGTTGGAAAAACTGTGCGGTGACGCGCCGTATTATCAGGTTGACGGGCTACGCTTAGACTTCAGCCCGCGCGACTTTATTCAGGTCAATGACGCCGTAAACCAACAAATGGTGGCGCAGGCCCTTGAATGGCTCGACATTCAACCCAATGATCGGGTGCTGGACCTGTTCTGCGGCATGGGCAACTTCACTCTGCCGCTGGCGCGCCGCGCTGCTGCGGTGGTGGGCATCGAAGGTGTTGCCACGCTGGTAGCGAATGGGCAATATAATGCACATAAGAATAAGCTGAATAATGCGTCGTTTTTCCATGAGAATCTGGAGGACGACGTGGAGCGGCAACCTTGGGCAGCACAAGGGTTTGATAAGGTGATGCTGGATCCCGCCCGCGCCGGTGCGGCCGGGGTGATGTCACATATTGTAAAACTGGCGCCGGCGCGGGTGGTTTATGTTTCCTGTAACCCCACCACGCTGGCTCGCGACAGCAAAGTGCTGTTGAGCGCCGGTTATCGTCTTGCGCGCGTGCGGATGTTGGATATGTTTCCGCACACGGGGCATCTTGAATCAATGGCGCTGTTTATCAACGAGCGCGCGCCAGAGGTCGCTGCAAAGTAG
- the relA gene encoding GTP diphosphokinase: MVAVRSAHLNTAGEFALDEWIASLGLPNPQSCERLAATWRYCEQQTQNHPDASLLLWRGLEMVEILSTLSMDNDSMRAALLFPLVDAGIVQEEILTEAFGKGIVALVHGVRDMDAIRQLKATQNDSMASEQVDNVRRMLLAMVEDFRCVVIKLAERIAHLREVKDAPEDERVLAAKECSNIYAPLANRLGIGQLKWELEDFCFRYLHPEEYKRIAKLLHERRIDREQFIDDFVAGLRAEMASEGIRVEIYGRPKHIYSIWRKMQKKHLAFDELFDVRAVRIVAERLQDCYAALGIVHTHFRHLPDEFDDYVANPKPNGYQSIHTVVLGPRGKTVEIQIRTRQMHEDAELGVAAHWKYKEGAGVTVRSGYEERIAWLRKLIAWQEEMADSGEMLDEVRSQVFDDRVYVFTPKGDVVDLPAGSTPLDFAYHIHSDVGHRCIGAKIGGRIVPFTYQLKMGDQIEIITQKQPNPSRDWLNPNLGYVTTSRGRSKIHNWFRKQDRDKNILAGRQMLDNELEHLGISLKEAEKLLIPRYNMNSLDEVLAAIGGGDIRLNQMVNYLQGKFNKPSAEEQDREALRQLVQQKAPPPTRNKDNGRVVVEGVGNLMHHIARCCQPIPGDDIVGFITQGRGISIHRADCDQLVDLQSHAPERIVDAVWGESYSSGYSLVVRVMANDRSGLLRDITTILANEKVNVLGVASRSDTKKQLATIDMDIEIYNQQVLGRVLAKLNQLPDVIDAKRLHGN; this comes from the coding sequence ATGGTTGCGGTAAGAAGTGCACATCTGAATACGGCGGGTGAGTTCGCTCTCGATGAGTGGATCGCCAGCTTGGGGCTACCTAACCCGCAGTCATGTGAGCGATTGGCCGCAACCTGGCGTTATTGTGAGCAGCAGACCCAAAACCATCCCGACGCCTCGCTGCTGCTGTGGCGCGGCCTGGAGATGGTGGAAATCCTCTCGACGCTGAGCATGGACAACGACAGCATGCGCGCCGCGCTGCTGTTCCCGCTGGTGGACGCCGGTATCGTGCAGGAAGAGATCCTGACCGAAGCGTTCGGCAAGGGCATCGTCGCGCTGGTGCACGGCGTGCGCGACATGGACGCCATTCGCCAACTGAAAGCCACCCAAAACGACTCGATGGCCTCCGAACAGGTCGACAACGTGCGCCGCATGCTGTTGGCGATGGTAGAGGATTTCCGCTGCGTGGTCATCAAGCTGGCGGAGCGCATCGCCCATCTGCGCGAGGTGAAAGACGCGCCGGAAGACGAGCGCGTGCTGGCGGCGAAAGAGTGTTCCAATATCTACGCCCCGCTGGCTAACCGGCTCGGTATCGGTCAGCTGAAATGGGAGCTGGAAGATTTTTGCTTCCGCTACCTGCACCCGGAAGAATACAAGCGCATCGCCAAGCTGTTGCACGAGCGCCGCATCGATCGCGAACAGTTCATCGACGATTTCGTCGCCGGGTTGCGCGCCGAGATGGCCAGCGAAGGCATTCGGGTAGAGATCTACGGCCGGCCGAAACACATCTACAGCATCTGGCGCAAGATGCAGAAAAAGCACCTGGCATTCGACGAACTGTTCGACGTGCGCGCGGTGCGCATCGTGGCGGAGCGTCTGCAGGATTGTTATGCGGCGTTGGGCATCGTGCATACCCACTTCCGCCATCTGCCGGACGAGTTCGACGACTACGTCGCCAACCCGAAACCCAACGGCTACCAGTCGATCCATACCGTGGTGCTGGGGCCGCGCGGCAAAACCGTCGAGATTCAGATCCGCACCCGGCAAATGCACGAGGACGCCGAGCTGGGCGTGGCCGCGCACTGGAAGTACAAAGAGGGCGCGGGGGTTACCGTGCGCTCCGGCTACGAAGAGCGCATCGCCTGGCTGCGTAAGCTGATCGCCTGGCAGGAAGAGATGGCGGACTCCGGCGAGATGCTCGACGAAGTGCGCAGCCAGGTGTTCGACGATCGGGTCTATGTGTTTACCCCGAAAGGCGACGTGGTGGATCTGCCGGCCGGCTCCACGCCGCTCGACTTCGCCTACCATATTCACAGCGACGTCGGTCACCGCTGCATCGGTGCCAAGATCGGCGGCCGCATCGTGCCGTTCACCTATCAGCTGAAGATGGGCGATCAGATTGAGATCATCACCCAGAAGCAGCCGAACCCGAGCCGCGACTGGCTGAACCCGAACCTGGGCTACGTCACCACCAGCCGCGGGCGCTCGAAGATCCACAACTGGTTCCGCAAGCAGGATCGCGACAAGAACATTCTTGCCGGCCGCCAGATGCTGGACAACGAACTGGAACACCTCGGCATCAGCCTGAAAGAGGCCGAAAAGCTGCTGATCCCGCGTTACAACATGAACTCGCTGGACGAAGTGTTGGCGGCGATCGGCGGCGGGGACATTCGCCTGAACCAGATGGTGAATTACCTGCAGGGCAAGTTCAACAAACCGAGCGCCGAAGAGCAGGATCGCGAGGCGCTGCGCCAGCTGGTGCAGCAAAAAGCGCCGCCGCCGACCCGCAACAAGGACAACGGCCGAGTGGTGGTGGAGGGGGTGGGCAATCTGATGCACCACATCGCCCGCTGCTGCCAGCCGATCCCGGGCGACGACATTGTCGGCTTTATCACCCAGGGGCGCGGCATCTCGATCCACCGTGCGGATTGCGATCAGCTGGTCGATTTGCAATCCCACGCGCCGGAACGCATTGTCGACGCGGTATGGGGCGAAAGCTACTCCAGCGGCTATTCGCTGGTGGTGCGTGTGATGGCCAATGACCGCAGCGGCTTGCTGCGCGATATCACCACTATTCTGGCCAACGAAAAGGTCAACGTGCTGGGCGTCGCCAGCCGCAGCGACACCAAGAAACAGCTGGCCACCATCGACATGGATATCGAAATCTACAACCAGCAGGTGCTGGGGCGGGTGTTGGCGAAGCTGAACCAGCTGCCGGACGTGATAGACGCCAAGCGTCTGCACGGCAACTAA
- the mazG gene encoding nucleoside triphosphate pyrophosphohydrolase: MTQSTPLQRLLNIMKTLRDPQVGCSWDRKQTFATIAPYTLEETYEVLDAIERQDYADLRDELGDLLFQVVFYAQMGQEQGLFDFDEVCTAISDKLERRHPHIFGDAEGGDSETVAARWEQLKAGERAEKALHSVLDDIPQALPALMKAHKIQKRCASVGFDWNTLGPVLDKVYEEIDEVMHEARQAVVDESKLEEEIGDLLFATVNLSRHLGHKAENALQAANRKFERRFRQVEEIVQQRGLRLEDATLEQMEEAWQQVKKSEI; this comes from the coding sequence ATGACCCAATCCACTCCGCTGCAGCGTCTGTTGAACATCATGAAAACGCTGCGCGACCCACAGGTCGGTTGCTCGTGGGACCGCAAGCAAACCTTCGCTACCATTGCGCCCTACACGCTGGAGGAAACTTACGAGGTGCTGGACGCCATTGAGCGGCAAGATTACGCCGATCTGCGCGACGAGTTGGGCGATTTGCTGTTCCAGGTGGTGTTCTACGCCCAGATGGGGCAGGAACAGGGGCTGTTCGATTTCGATGAGGTGTGCACCGCCATCAGCGATAAGCTGGAGCGTCGTCATCCGCATATCTTCGGCGACGCCGAGGGCGGAGACAGCGAAACCGTCGCGGCGCGTTGGGAGCAGCTGAAAGCGGGCGAGCGCGCCGAAAAAGCGCTGCACTCGGTGCTGGACGATATTCCGCAGGCGCTGCCGGCATTGATGAAAGCGCACAAGATCCAAAAACGCTGCGCCTCGGTCGGCTTCGACTGGAACACTCTGGGCCCGGTGCTGGACAAAGTGTACGAAGAGATCGATGAAGTGATGCACGAAGCCCGCCAGGCGGTGGTCGACGAGAGCAAGCTGGAAGAGGAGATCGGCGATCTGCTGTTCGCCACGGTGAACCTGTCGCGTCATCTGGGGCACAAGGCGGAGAACGCGCTGCAGGCGGCGAACCGCAAGTTCGAACGCCGCTTCCGCCAGGTGGAAGAGATCGTTCAGCAACGCGGGCTGCGGTTGGAAGACGCCACGCTGGAGCAGATGGAAGAGGCCTGGCAGCAGGTGAAAAAATCTGAAATCTGA
- a CDS encoding recombinase family protein: protein MNGQRIGYIRISHCELSPEQQLERTLVDKSFIDNASVKDLQRPELDALFSAVRNGDTVVVQSMDRLARNLNDLQRQVHRLTDKGVTVEFVKESLTFTGKDSSADKLMLSVMGAFAEFERALIRERQREGIALARVRGAYRGRKKLLSSEQQAELRLRATNGERKTQLAREFGISRETLYQYLKRCG from the coding sequence ATGAACGGTCAACGTATTGGCTACATTCGGATTAGTCACTGTGAACTGAGTCCCGAACAGCAACTGGAAAGAACTCTGGTAGATAAATCTTTCATTGATAACGCGTCAGTCAAGGATCTACAACGCCCAGAGCTGGATGCCCTGTTCTCGGCAGTGCGCAACGGCGATACCGTGGTGGTTCAGAGCATGGATAGATTGGCACGCAACCTGAATGATCTGCAACGTCAGGTCCACAGACTGACCGATAAAGGCGTCACCGTTGAGTTTGTGAAAGAGAGTTTGACGTTTACCGGTAAAGATTCATCAGCGGATAAGCTAATGCTGTCTGTCATGGGCGCATTTGCCGAATTCGAACGAGCTTTAATTCGTGAACGCCAGCGCGAAGGCATCGCGCTGGCCAGAGTGCGCGGCGCTTACCGGGGTAGAAAAAAATTGCTGTCCTCCGAGCAACAGGCTGAATTGCGGTTACGCGCAACAAACGGTGAGAGGAAAACGCAGCTTGCTCGCGAATTTGGCATCAGCAGAGAGACGCTTTACCAATACCTGAAAAGATGCGGTTAA
- the xyeA gene encoding XyeA family cyclophane-containing RiPP triceptide, which yields MSKLAKEISMNKAAVTVAADKKDARKALAQSMLDSVSGGWVNAFARWSKSF from the coding sequence ATGTCTAAATTAGCCAAAGAAATTAGCATGAATAAAGCAGCCGTCACCGTTGCAGCTGATAAAAAAGACGCACGAAAAGCACTGGCTCAATCTATGCTGGATAGCGTTTCTGGCGGTTGGGTCAACGCCTTTGCGCGTTGGTCTAAGAGTTTCTAA